Proteins encoded in a region of the Phaenicophaeus curvirostris isolate KB17595 chromosome 1, BPBGC_Pcur_1.0, whole genome shotgun sequence genome:
- the THAP5 gene encoding THAP domain-containing protein 5, giving the protein MPRYCAAAHCKNRGGQSARDQRKLSFYPFPLHDKERLEKWLRNMKRDAWTPSKHQLLCSDHFTPDSLDVRWGIRYLKHTAVPTIFSSPDDEDKDSIRNTPQERKRQDLEETNKNAELEKTSVPLCAPKKNPVIAENVSEKAEVACLTALSKTLQIQELQLQNGEESQADTVILGDSSRQHIHQPNPVLMAAAVPSVETTSIHTSIEDPVGCTATVLQFADPNYLNSSLKLKDAFGSITDYAIENPDTHVVGCSVEVQPTSENAVLLNTITQTIEQFSGSKESVIAIIVPAESPEESELVNSSFLPIKQEFVNAEETETDKSVYMSAYGGNEVLQTEHSYCKQDIDRDYLWQKISKLHSKITLLEMQEIKTLGRLRSLETLIGQLKQENLLSEEKLKIVEKRFTPLEVTMIP; this is encoded by the exons GTTTCCACTTCATGATAAAGAGAGACTGGAGAAATGGTTGCGGAATATGAAACGAGATGCGTGGACTCCAAGTAAGCACCAGCTTCTCTGCAGTGATCATTTCACCCCCGATTCTCTCGATGTGCGATGGGGTATACGATACTTGAAACATACTGCTGTACCAacaattttttcttccccagatgATGAG gaTAAAGACTCTATTCGGAACACCCcacaagagagaaagagacaagacctggaagaaacaaataaaaatgcagagttAGAGAAGACATCTGTACCACTTTGTGCACCTAAGAAAAATCCTGTGATTGCAGAAAATGTatctgaaaaagcagaagtagCTTGCTTGACTGCCTTGAGTAAAACTTTACAAATTCAAGAGCTACAGCTTCAAAATGGAGAAGAGTCTCAGGCAGACACTGTCATTCTTGGTGATTCATCTAGGCAGCATATACATCAACCGAATCCAGTTCTaatggcagcagcagttccGAGCGTGGAAACCACCAGCATTCATACTTCTATAGAGGATCCAGTAGGCTGTACAGCTACAGTCTTGCAATTTGCAGACCCCAACTATTTGAATTCATCTCTGAAACTGAAAGATGCTTTCGGTTCAATTACTGACTATGCAATTGAAAATCCTGACACTCATGTTGTAGGGTGTTCTGTTGAAGTACAGCCGACaagtgaaaatgcagttttactgAATACCATCACACAAACTATTGAACAGTTCAGTGGAAGCAAAGAATCTGTCATTGCTATCATTGTGCCAGCTGAAAGTCCAGAAGAGTCTGAATTAGTAAATAGTTCTTTCCTGCCTATTAAGCAAGAGTTTGTCAATGCAGAGGAGACAGAAACAGATAAATCTGTGTATATGAGTGCATATGGTGGAAATGAAGTATTACAAACCGAGCATTCATACTGCAAACAAGACATAGACAGAGATTATCTTTGGCAAAAAATTTCAAAGCTCCACTCTAAGATAACTTTACTAGAAATGCAGGAGATAAAAACTTTGGGGAGACTCAGGTCCTTGGAAACTCTTATTGGAcaactgaaacaagaaaacctgctttctgaagaaaagcttAAGATCGTAGAAAAGCGCTTTACACCACTTGAAGTGACTATGATACCATAA